One Thermus thermamylovorans genomic window, TGCCGCGCCTCGCCCTCTCCCTGGCTTTCCGTGGTCACCTTGGGGTGGTTCTTGAGGAGCATGTGGACGATGCGCCTCTCCGAGGGGCGCATGGGAGGAAGGTGCAGGGCCTCCCCGGTGAGGGCCACGGTGAGGGCGGCGTCCTCGGCCATCCGGCGAATCCTCTCTTCCTGACGCTTGCGGTAGCCAGCTGCGTCCAGGACCACCCGGTACTCCCCCCCAAAGTGCTTGGCCAGCACCACCCCCGCCAGGTACTCCACCGCCTTTAGGGTGCGCCCCTCCTTGCCGATGAGGCGGCCCAGGTCTCCTCCCTTCACCTCAACCCGGAAAAGGTTGCCTTCTTGGCGGATCTCCACATAGTAGGCGGGGTCCAGGCGCAGAAGCAGGCCGACCAGGAACTCTTCCAGGACTTCTTTAGGACCCCTGGTCAGGGCTTCCTTGCCCAGCTCCTTGAGCTCCACCTCCACCGGGGCTTCCTCCAGAACCCCCAGGTCGGAGAGGAGGTCGTCGATGCTCCTCTTGCGCTCTTCCATGCCCCTAGTTTATGCCTTTAGGGGCTTCAGGCTTTGGTTAATCATCCACTGTTGCCCTAGGCCGATCACGTTGGAGAGCACCCAGTAGAGGGTGACCCCTGAGGGGAACTGCAGCACCAGGAAGATGAAGATCAGGTTCATGAAAAGGCTTTGGCGGATGAGGTCCTTGTTGCCGTGGGCGGAAAGCCAGGTGGAGAGGAAGGTGGTGATCACGTAGAGCAGGGGAAGGACGTAGAAGGGGTCGGGAAGGGCGAGGTCGGGGATCCACAGGAGGCCCTGGCCGAACTCGTAATTGGCGATCACCTTCCAGAGGAGGAAGAGAATGGGCATCTGGATGAGGAGGGGTAGGCATCCGGCTGCCGGGTTCACCTTGTGCTCCTGGTAGAGCTTCATGGTGGCCTCGGCCCGCTTGTTGGGGTCGTCCTTGTACTTCTGGTTGATCTTCTGGATAAGGGGCTGGAGGCGCTGCATCTCCGCCAGGCTTTTGAACTGCTGGTGCATGAGGGGCCAGAGGAGGAGGCGCACCACCAGGGTGAGGAAGAGGATGGCCAGTCCCCAGCTCCCCGTGTAGCGGAAGGCGGTTTCCATGATCCAGAGGAGGC contains:
- a CDS encoding protein jag: MEERKRSIDDLLSDLGVLEEAPVEVELKELGKEALTRGPKEVLEEFLVGLLLRLDPAYYVEIRQEGNLFRVEVKGGDLGRLIGKEGRTLKAVEYLAGVVLAKHFGGEYRVVLDAAGYRKRQEERIRRMAEDAALTVALTGEALHLPPMRPSERRIVHMLLKNHPKVTTESQGEGEARHVVVHPRDPASPGAKREA